The following nucleotide sequence is from Triticum dicoccoides isolate Atlit2015 ecotype Zavitan chromosome 7B, WEW_v2.0, whole genome shotgun sequence.
agtcctagattagggggtatccggacagccagactatatactttggccagacttttggactataaagatacaagattgaagactttgtcccgtgtccggatgggactctcctttgcgtgggaggcaagcttggcgattcggatatgtagatctccttctctgtaaccaactctgtgtaaccctagacccctccggtatctatataaaccggagggtttagtccataggacaacaacaatcataaccataggctagcttctagggtttagcctctacgatctcgtggtagatcaactcttgtaatactcatatcatcaagatcaatcaagcaagaagtagggtattacctccatcgagagggcccgaacctgggtaaacatcgtgtccccaatctcctgttaccattagccttagacgcacagttcgggaccccctacccgagatccgccagttttgacactgacacccattgtgtcgaatcaataaatttgggttgaatactttaccctcgaaagctgttgtgatctcctacacttgtgggttatcaagactaatttctggcgccgttgccggggagcatagctctattctttgagtcacttgggatttatatctgctaatcactatgaggaacttgaaagatgaaagaactaagatttttctctcaactacgaggggaggtaaggaactgccatctagctctgcactagattctccttctgttttgagtaagcttgtgacacctaaacctgctaccgctatgaattctgatatgtcgcatgttattgatgatgccacttctgctatgcatgatacttataatgaaactacttctatgattgatactaatgtgccattaggtgaatatcttgatgaacaaattgctagggttagagagaatgaaattattgatgatagtgatgatgaaggttctcgccctaagtatgaattgcatgttgttcctgagggttatgttatggatgaagaagcttcttgagctatttttgcttgcaatgatagatatgatcttaagaagttattagccaaatagaagcagcaatctcttaatgctagaatgaaacctggccccgcttttgctacttcacatatctttgttactgataaggattatgaattctctgttgatcctgaaataattactttggttgaatctgatcgtttttatggctatgaatctgaaactgttgtggcacatcttaccaagttaaatgatatagccaccctgtttaccaatgatgagaagtctcgctattattatatccttcagatattcccattctcattaaagggatgCTAAAACttagtttaattctcttgctcttggttgtgtgcatagtccctagcatatgatttattacttctctgctatatatttccctgctcataagaaacaagctgtcttgcggaaaatatacaattttgtgcaaatcaaagaagacagtgtcccacaagcttgggggaggcttctccgattacttaatgatcAATTGTAATATAGCGGGGTTTTTACGCCCCATactacggatgtcgtgttctccacagggactaggcgacgacAGTCGTGCTCGGCTAAAGCTAGATCAGACGAAAAGGTTTTTGATATTGCAAGACAAACAAAAGTAAAGCAAGTTTGTTCCAGAAAATCATTGACAAATAAAATGTACTCactatatttttggtgtttttatttgttttacttTGGGAACTAAAATACCAGCACAGGCAGACATGAGAAACAAGGAAAACTACAAGACACCAACACATAAATGTTCAGCAACTAGTATGAAAGAGAAGAATTAAGATCAAGGGACATGACCAGAAGTACTTCACATCACAAGCATATATATATTCACACGTACATAGCTAACACAGGGACTAATAATTAAAGATGTTCAAACAACTCACTTGACAGAGAGCACAAACAACACAAATTGATCACAATAGGTAATCAGAATATCATGGGAAACTAACTGACAGAAAATTCACATATATTGAAATAGTAAAACAGATTACCAATTATCAAGTCTTCATTCTAAATGTTCACAtaaattacacacacacacacatgtacacgCACAAAAATTGTTCTAGTTCTTGCAAATCAATAGAATACATCCAGACAAGGACAAGTCCGAATTTCACAGGAACCCACTCACATCTAATACATAGAAAtttcagagagggagagagaacagTAGCAAGTGTTGGAGAAGGAGAAAGTGATTCAGAAGAAGCAGGGAAGCAGCAAGGTAggcaaagaagaagcagcagcagaggTACAAAGAGAAGGAGCAGCCAGAGAAGTTGGGGAGCGGCAGCAGGAAGTGAAGGGGAAGGAGCAGCAGGGGGACGTTGGGAGGAGGAGAGGTTCAGAGAAGAGCTTCAGCAAGGAAGAGCAGTAGGGGGCGCAGGAGATGAAGAGCAGCAACAACTTTAGGGGAAGCAGAGTAGGAGAAGCAGAGAGAGGAGCAGCAGCAGGGGCGTGGGAGAAAGCAGCAGCAGTTGGAGGCGCGCGGGGGATCAGACGCCGGCGACCCCAATGGCTGGTCCATGGTGTGAGTGGCAAGGGGAAGCAGCAGGGAGAGGTGGATGGGTGGTGTGGTGCTGGTGGATGGAGGTGATGGTGGTACTGGCTGCTGTTGGTGTAGTAGATGGAGGCTGCTGGcgcaccaccacgccggcctggccgtggcggcggctGGACGTGGAGAAGGAGGGATGAGGGAGAGAGATGTGTGCCAGGCCCGATGGGGAATGGAGCCGATCTAGGGATTTTGATCCCCTCCCTGATCTACAAACTTTACACATTAGCCCTCctccttctcttctttcttcacaaGAAGGTCCTCTCACTTCTTTAGCAAGCCCCCTGGTTACTTCTTTTCATCTCACTCAAgtatcttcttccttctcttcttttcttcACTCTTCTCGATAACCACCTAGACAAAATCTTGACGATTATTGGTGCCTTTGCGCACGTTTCTGCAAGATAGACCAAAGACTAGTAAATGATCTTTTTTATGATTATCAAGCAATATTcaatcaatcatggcaagaatggaCGGATATATCATGATAGATGCTACATTTGAGTACCAAAATTATATATGTGAAATATacttatcaagttcccccacacttaaatctttACTTGTCCTCAAGTAAAGGCATATGGCAAGAGCTAGACAGTGAACAGTGAGCTGACTAGAGAATGCCAAGTGAAGTAGATCTCTAAACAATGCATGCTTTGGACTTAACTAGTGCAAATTAATGGTCAAGAGTGCTACAAAGCAATAGGATACTAGTAGACTCAATCATTTTAAACTTTTACAATGATAAAAGTGGATCAACAAGTTCAAATGATGATTGTGCCAaaggttcctaaagagagcatgatcccgAGCACAAAAAAGAACATAAACTTGTGATCAAATCTCTTATTTACAGAAGTAAAGCAATGATAATATTTTATCAATctcaccaaaggaacataccaccgatcccgagaacatggtatacacctggatcGACCAAttatttagttttttttgtttgtctccccaaaggaacataccaccaatcccgagaacatggtatacacctggttcgacaattacATTTTTTTATTATTAATTACTACCCAAGCTAACCCAatttcacatgccaccgatcccaggaacatgacatgctactgtaggtattcagacttatttattcattattacttatcttaaatgaacaacgcataagcacaaaaataggaatcatcacttctccatgtctggttcacatgctaccgatccagggaacatagcataCTAATCCATATtggttaggtgattgctctcaatgggaaCACATTAGGCACAAACTCAGCATCTGAATCTTAATGATCTAGGTGTATCGAGGTAAAAGCAGAAAATGATtaagttttctagtgtactagggatttgagcactcaaaactaataaCTTTCACTAGTTTCAGCAAAACAAGCAGTAtgtagatcactagtttacaaggcATTCATGATTCAGTTCACATATTCACATCAAGCATCATATGTCAAAGGTAAAATTCAGTGGGAAGACATTTAAGAAATGGCTTAAGCAACCTAAATAACATTTGATTTCAGCATGTATCAATGGATGATATACTCGGAATgggtcatgaaacagctcaccggGCTTTGATGATGTAGCACTCACTCAATCACCTCACCAACTGCAGCTCCTCTCCTTTTGCTTCTCTATCCTCATGCCTGCTCCAGACTCTCCCTTCCTCGTGTGTGcccccttgcttctcctcatcCCCATGCTCTGAGTCCACCAGGATCCCAGGGAATGTCATCTCGAACTCGGTCAACTCGCAGTAAATGGTACACAAGCATCAACCTGAAAGAACACTCAACAACCAAGCCAATACAAGTGACAGAGAGAATGCCCTCTAAGTCATCGATAGAGTACCCTATCATATAAGTATATCTATTGAGCAAGTCAGGAACATGTATCAACAACAAGTCACATGGTGCATAGGCAGTATCCATGATATGGCATATCTTGTCGAGAAAGCTGAGATCATACCTGAGATAGTTAGGAAGAAGCTTCAGGACTACCTCCATTGAAGATACCAAGTGAGGTGTGGTAGTAGAAATTTCCACCGGATTCATGTCAACAAGTGAAATAGAGCTTGACTCCTTGATATCTGAATCCACCTCACCATACTCAACCATGAAGCTCTCCATCTCAGGCTCAAGTGTTGAGGAAGCAATATGGCTAACATCATCGAAGGTGAACTTCTCCATATCTGGCTCTAGGAGCACATGATCAATATCAACTAAAGGTGACTCCTCAATATCAAAAACAACTAACTGCAGCTCTGGCTCATCAATGGAAGAATCATCACAATGCAAAACCGAGTCTCCAACACTAGTATCCATATGATCTGTAGCGTGTGTGTCAACTAGAATGGTGTCATCATCGTCAAAGATAATCCATGCAAGCTCAATCTTGTCACACTGAGATAGATATTCGGGCTTCTGTGTAAGAATTGGTGGCTGAGGTGTAGTGATTTGTTGCAAGCAAACTAATGAATCAGACATGGGCTTCTTATTGTACCACTGAAGTTGGTGGAAAGCTATGCTCTCAATCAGCAGAAAAGCTTCATCAAGTGTCTTGTTTGTAATAGCTCCACCCGCTGCCATATCGACATAAGCTCGAGTGTCCGAAGTCAATCCTCTATAGAATATCTGCAGCTCTAACCATCTCTCGAGCCCATGATTAGGACATCTCCTGAATAAGGCTTTGTATCTCTCCCAAGCATCATTCAAGCTCTCGCCTTCACGCTGAACGAAATTGAAGATCTCATCTCGAATTGCGGACTGCTTGTGTAGTGGGAAATATTTATCCAAGAAAGCTCGCGATATCTCATTCCAACTGTATGACCTTGATGGCAAGGATCGATACCAAGCACGAGCATCATTGCGGAGGGAGAATGTGAACAACCTGCACATGATTGCATCTTGAGGAACTCCATGGTACTTAACTCTATCTGAATACTCCATGACTCGGTGTAAGTGCTCATAGGGATCCTCAGTAGGCAGTCCTCCAAGCTGTTGTTGTTGAACCAAAGCAATAATACCAGGCTTCAGCTCAAAATTCTCTACCTCAATAGTTGGCCAAACCGGTCCTGTGATATAACATTGACTACTTGGCATCCAAAGATCACGAAGCAATGCCATATCTTAACCAAGTGTAAATATAGAACAACCTGCAAAGATTTATGATTCCCTACACAAATTCATAAACAGTAAACACTAGTCAGAAGGATAGTATCCTAATAAGCCGAAGCAACAATGGGGGAAAATAGAAGAAAAACACTGAAGATGAAATACACGACGAATTGAACAAGGAACTAAAGTAAACCTAGTCTATAGCCTAACATAATCGCTCGACgctagtccccggcaacggcgccaaaatggtCAATTGTAATATAGCGGGGTTTTTACGCCCCATactacggatgtcgtgttctccaTAGGAACTAGGCGACGACAGTCGTGCTCGGCTAAAGCTAGATCAGACGAAAAGGTTTGTGATATTGCAAGACAAACAAAAGTAAAGCAAGTTTGTTCCAGAAAATCGTTGACAAATAAAATGTACTCactatatttttggtgtttttatttgttttacttTGGGAACTAAAATACCAGCACAGGCAGACATGAGAAACAAGGAAAACTACAAGACACCAACACATAAATGTTCAGCAACTAGTATGAAAGAGAAGAATTAAGATCAAGGGACATGACCAGAAGTACTTCACATCACAAGCATATATATATTCACACGTACATAGCTAACACAGGGACTAAGAATTAAAGATGTTCAAACAACTCACTTGACAGAGAGCACAAACAACACAAATTGATCACAATAGGTAATCAGAATATCATGGGAAACTAACTGACAGAAAATTCACATATATTGAAATAGTAAAACAGATTACCAATTATCAAGTCTTCATTCTAAATGTTCACAgaaattacacacacacacacacatgtacacgCACAAAAATTGTTCTAGTTCTTGCAAATCAACAGAATACATCCAGACACGGACAAGTCCGAATTTCACAGGAACCCACTCGCATCTAATACATAGAAAtttcagagagggagagagaacagTAGCTAGTGTTGGAGAAGGAGAAAGTGATTCAGAAGAAGCAGGGAAGCAGCGAGGTAGGCAAAGAAGAAGCAGTAGCAGAGGTACAAAGAGAAGGAGCAGCAAGAGAAGTTGGGGAGCGGCAGCAGGAAGTGAAGGGGAAGGAGCAGCAGGGGGACGTTGGGAGGAGGAGAGGTTCAAAGAAGAGCTTCGGCAAGGAAGAGCAGCAGGGGGCACAGGAGATGAAGAGCAGCAACAACTTTAGGGGAAGCAGAGTAGGAGAAGCAGAGAGAGGAGCAGCAGCAGGGGCGTGGGAGAAAGCAGCAGCAGTTGGTGGCGCGTGGGGGATCAGTCGCCGGCGACCCCAATGGCTATTCCAGGGTGTGAGTGGCAAGGGGAAGCAGCAGGGAGAGGTGGATGGGTGGTGTGGCGCTGGTGGATGGAGGTGATGGTGGTACTGGGTGCTGTTGGTGTAGTAGATGGAGGCTGCTGGcgcaccaccacgccggcctggccatggcggcggccggaggtggagaaggaAGGATGAGGGAGAGAGATGTGTGCCAGGCCCGATGCGGAATGGAGCTGATCTAGGGATTTTGATCCCCTCCCTGATCTGCAAACTTTACACGTTAGCCCTCctccttctcttctttcttcacaaGAAGGTCCTCTCACTTCTTTAGCAAGCCCCCTGGTTACTTCTTTTCATCTCACTCAAgtatcttcttccttctcttcttttcttcACTCTTCTCGATAACCACCTAGACAGAATCTTGACGATTATTGGTGCCTTTGCGCACGTTTCTGCAAGATAGACCAAAGACTAGTAAATGACCTTTTTATGATTATCAAGCAATATTcaatcaatcatggcaagaatggaCGGATATATCACGATAG
It contains:
- the LOC119337066 gene encoding uncharacterized protein LOC119337066; translation: MALLRDLWMPSSQCYITGPVWPTIEVENFELKPGIIALVQQQQLGGLPTEDPYEHLHRVMEYSDRVKYHGVPQDAIMCRLFTFSLRNDARAWYRSLPSRSYSWNEISRAFLDKYFPLHKQSAIRDEIFNFVQREGESLNDAWERYKALFRRCPNHGLERWLELQIFYRGLTSDTRAYVDMAAGGAITNKTLDEAFLLIESIAFHQLQWYNKKPMSDSLVCLQQITTPQPPILTQKPEYLSQCDKIELAWIIFDDDDTILVDTHATDHMDTSVGDSVLHCDDSSIDEPELQLVVFDIEESPLVDIDHVLLEPDMEKFTFDDVSHIASSTLEPEMESFMVEYGEVDSDIKESSSISLVDMNPVEISTTTPHLVSSMEVVLKLLPNYLRLMLVYHLLRVDRVRDDIPWDPGGLRAWG